The Periplaneta americana isolate PAMFEO1 chromosome 10, P.americana_PAMFEO1_priV1, whole genome shotgun sequence genome includes a window with the following:
- the LOC138707292 gene encoding uncharacterized protein: MPPTECFDQRTPDSDGYTRWSSSKNVKDIDPPVARIIPRTMVQVPGAVDSDMIASEVEVVFAEVEGARLAPNPSKDVSPSTAGPSNSVAAETTATATPAAPVDYTRKRRNVVLKEYIVLTEVEGARPAPNPSKDISPSTAGPSNSVAAEITATVTTAASVDYTRKRRNVVLKEHSDSLFQLKRMKAKLEVEVAEIVLCEQLIDIELAKNINGQRLDIC; this comes from the exons ATGCCACCAACGGAATGTTTTGACCAAAGAACGCCAGACAGTGATGGCTACACGAGGTGGTCTTCCAGTAAAAATGTGAAGGACATTGATCCACCTGTAGCGCGAATAATCCCTCGCACAATGGTCCAAGTTCCAGGAGCGGTTGACTCCGATATGATTGCGAGTGAAGTAGAAG TTGTGTTCGCAGAAGTAGAGGGAGCACGTCTTGCACCAAATCCTTCCAAGGACGTATCCCCCTCTACAGCTGGACCATCCAACTCAGTTGCAGCTGaaacaacagcaacagcaacTCCAGCAGCACCAGTGGATTACACAAGAAAGCGCAGGAATGTAGTTTTGAAAGAATATA TTGTGCTCACAGAAGTAGAGGGAGCACGTCCTGCACCAAATCCTTCCAAGGACATATCCCCCTCTACAGCTGGACCATCCAACTCAGTTGCAGCTGAAATAACAGCGACAGTAACTACAGCAGCATCAGTGGATTACACAAGAAAGCGCAGGAATGTAGTTTTGAAGGAACATAGTGattcattatttcagttaaaAAGAATGAAGGCAAAATTAGAAGTAGAAGTTGCGGAAATTGTGTTGTGTGAACAACTTATTGATATTGAGCTAGCAAAAAATATAAATGGTCAAAGGTTGGACATTTGTTGA